Proteins encoded by one window of Salicibibacter halophilus:
- a CDS encoding glycerophosphodiester phosphodiesterase: protein MKWIAHRGYSEKAPENTFAAFRRAIDSGASGIEFDVHVSKDGELFVMHDEHVGRTTDGEGRIRDMSDPELATLDAGAWFSEQYRGEPVPTLEEVLDFVPPNMLLNIEIKNIPHVYPEIEKKVNQALVHRDREENTIVSSFDHACLYRLKEWNPAVNIGLLMNFRAVNLESYLRLFAPFDVHSLHPHVAVVQKNEVERWQKQGMRVFPYAVKNKTDAKEMETLGVSGVISDLPPGDL, encoded by the coding sequence ATGAAGTGGATTGCGCATCGAGGATACTCCGAAAAAGCGCCGGAGAACACGTTCGCCGCGTTTAGACGTGCGATAGACAGTGGTGCTTCCGGTATTGAGTTTGATGTTCATGTTTCAAAAGATGGGGAATTATTCGTCATGCATGATGAACATGTCGGGCGCACCACGGATGGGGAAGGCCGGATTCGGGATATGTCGGATCCCGAGCTGGCCACATTGGATGCGGGCGCTTGGTTTAGCGAACAATATCGCGGCGAACCTGTCCCGACGTTGGAGGAAGTATTGGATTTTGTCCCGCCGAATATGTTGCTGAATATAGAAATCAAAAACATCCCACACGTTTACCCGGAGATCGAAAAGAAAGTAAACCAAGCGCTGGTGCACCGTGATCGCGAAGAAAACACAATCGTTTCTTCTTTTGACCATGCATGTTTATATCGGTTAAAAGAATGGAATCCAGCGGTAAACATCGGCCTGCTCATGAATTTTCGAGCAGTCAATTTGGAAAGCTATCTCCGCCTTTTTGCTCCGTTTGACGTTCATTCGCTCCATCCGCATGTGGCCGTTGTGCAAAAAAATGAAGTAGAGCGTTGGCAGAAGCAAGGCATGAGAGTTTTTCCCTATGCTGTTAAAAATAAGACAGATGCGAAAGAAATGGAGACATTAGGTGTAAGCGGGGTGATTAGTGACCTGCCGCCTGGCGATTTATAG